ATTCCAGGTAGGGTAATACCAGTATTGTGGGTCATTCCAGGGACTCTGATTCGGTGCTGGTCCACGCGATGAAAAACTGGCAATCACATCGAGTGAATCGGTTGCACCAACGCCTATTGCAGTGGGATAATTTCCTGGTGCATTTGCTGTTCCTGAATTTGGACCACTATTACCATTGGAGAATACAGGAAAGACATCCAGGTTTTTCCAGTTCAGAATTATATCCCACCAGTGTAAATCGGTCTGACCCGAACTGCCCCAGGAATTACCAATCGCCCGGATATCAACACCGCCTGACTTCAAGCTTGCCAGATACTGCATACAGGTATCAATCCAGGCGTACTGTCCAGAACCGTTCGCATCAAATGCCTTGGTTGGAATGTAGTGGGCACCATAGGCAACACCAACATCATTCACAAATGGGCCTGGACCATCACCCCCGCAGATAGTTCCCATTGTATGCGTCCCATGACCATGGTCGTCATAAGGAGTAGATTGTCCGCTCACGCCGTCAATCCAGTAAGGAGAGAGCCATTTACCGGTAAGTGCCTCATGGGTAGTTAATACGCCGGTATCAATATGACCAAGAATTATCCCTGAACCAGAATAACCCGCTGCCCAGCAAGAATCTGCCTTAATTTTCTTGATGTTCCATTCTGG
The sequence above is a segment of the candidate division WOR-3 bacterium genome. Coding sequences within it:
- a CDS encoding S8 family serine peptidase; this translates as MFNLLLAFLFVARPVIPGKMTPELAQILHNTSDNEKILVIVHMATEYPYDQLRGMTPVEKCKVFENIALNSQREIVEYLKALPREIAEVGGQFWIFNGFHLKATKALIYELAKRDDIWFICHNGIVKLDAEVLPEADITGRAPEWNIKKIKADSCWAAGYSGSGIILGHIDTGVLTTHEALTGKWLSPYWIDGVSGQSTPYDDHGHGTHTMGTICGGDGPGPFVNDVGVAYGAHYIPTKAFDANGSGQYAWIDTCMQYLASLKSGGVDIRAIGNSWGSSGQTDLHWWDIILNWKNLDVFPVFSNGNSGPNSGTANAPGNYPTAIGVGATDSLDVIASFSSRGPAPNQSPWNDPQYWYYPTWNLLKPDVSAPGVAVRSSYNNGGYTSMQGTSMASPHVT